In Paenibacillus sp. FSL M7-0420, a single genomic region encodes these proteins:
- a CDS encoding N-acetylglucosamine kinase yields the protein MAYYLGIDGGGSKTYALISDEQGRILGKGRSGNGNHQTSVTQAENNIREAASMALAEAGLRLDQLRQAYLGLAGADRQTDYNILHPMIRRIGFTQYTISGDTMIGLRAGTNRPYGVALICGTGTNAAGRSPQGRHFQCGGFDYMYGDFGGGGALNIEVFRTVIRAWDGREAPTLLTEPLLKLLGYERVEDMYDDFLDHGKQVPLDAARLLFPAAAEGDTAALAILNRQGVELGKAAAAVIHRLGMENDEFDVVLAGSLLTRGDRGWIRGPIEQAVHEAAPGAAVVTLSTEPVVGALWSALESDGVTVSQVMYETMRAYREFGLIPTTTRQE from the coding sequence TTGGCTTACTACTTGGGGATCGATGGGGGAGGCAGCAAGACCTACGCCCTCATCAGCGATGAACAGGGCCGTATTCTAGGCAAAGGCCGGAGCGGCAACGGCAATCATCAGACCAGCGTGACGCAGGCGGAGAATAACATCCGCGAAGCGGCTTCCATGGCGCTGGCCGAAGCCGGGCTCCGGCTGGATCAGCTTCGGCAAGCCTATCTGGGGCTTGCCGGTGCTGACCGCCAGACGGACTATAATATTCTTCATCCGATGATCCGCCGCATCGGATTCACACAGTACACGATCAGCGGCGATACGATGATCGGCCTGCGGGCGGGCACAAACCGCCCCTACGGCGTAGCCCTGATCTGCGGCACCGGCACCAATGCGGCGGGCCGTAGTCCGCAGGGCCGCCACTTCCAGTGCGGCGGCTTCGATTATATGTACGGCGATTTCGGCGGCGGCGGCGCGCTGAACATCGAGGTGTTCCGCACAGTCATCCGGGCCTGGGACGGCCGTGAGGCCCCCACGCTGCTGACGGAGCCGCTCCTGAAGCTGCTCGGCTATGAGCGGGTGGAAGACATGTACGATGACTTCCTGGATCACGGGAAGCAGGTGCCGCTAGATGCGGCCCGCCTGCTTTTTCCGGCAGCGGCTGAGGGCGATACCGCCGCTCTGGCGATCCTGAACCGCCAAGGCGTGGAACTGGGCAAGGCTGCGGCGGCCGTCATTCATCGGCTCGGTATGGAGAACGATGAATTTGATGTGGTCCTGGCCGGTAGCCTGCTAACCCGGGGCGACCGGGGCTGGATTCGCGGACCGATTGAGCAGGCTGTGCATGAAGCGGCACCAGGCGCGGCAGTGGTCACTCTCTCCACCGAGCCTGTGGTCGGCGCTCTCTGGTCGGCGCTGGAGAGTGACGGGGTCACCGTCAGCCAGGTTATGTATGAGACGATGCGTGCTTACAGGGAGTTCGGGCTTATTCCCACTACCACACGACAGGAGTGA
- a CDS encoding LacI family DNA-binding transcriptional regulator, translating into MKVSIFDVAKKSGLSVVTVSRVLNGAGTVREKNRQKVLDAIKELDYRPNAAARSLASGKTGIIGLIVTTLQDSFFDAVVKELNETLALHGYYLAISVSDGIGSGESHYLIQEDRMDGLILLSPLEEDNYIVELKRRGIPYVLIDNQLPENDTYSITIDNFKGGYAAARHLLELGHTSIAHLCGQEMFRSTRERRAGFLQALEEQGLAPFEIVPGEFEIAMGYDTAQRWLTAGKLPGAVFAGDDNIALGVINALMEAGVKVPGEVAVVGYDDHYIASQLRPHLTTLRQPADKIGIAAADMLLRRISGEMKRGSNIRIDPELIVRESTRAPQKQKAKE; encoded by the coding sequence ATGAAAGTGAGTATTTTTGATGTTGCCAAAAAATCAGGACTGTCCGTGGTCACCGTATCGCGGGTATTAAACGGTGCCGGGACTGTGCGGGAGAAGAACCGCCAGAAGGTGCTGGACGCCATCAAGGAGCTGGATTACCGCCCTAATGCAGCGGCCCGCAGTCTGGCCAGCGGCAAGACCGGGATCATCGGCCTGATCGTCACGACACTCCAGGATTCCTTCTTCGATGCCGTAGTCAAGGAGCTGAATGAGACGCTGGCCCTGCACGGATACTATCTGGCCATCTCCGTGTCGGATGGCATCGGCTCCGGCGAGAGCCACTACCTGATTCAGGAGGACAGAATGGACGGACTCATCCTGCTCTCCCCGCTGGAAGAGGACAATTATATTGTCGAGCTGAAGCGGCGGGGCATTCCCTATGTGCTGATCGACAATCAGCTGCCGGAGAATGACACCTACTCGATCACCATCGACAACTTCAAGGGCGGGTATGCCGCAGCCCGCCACCTGCTGGAGCTGGGGCATACCTCCATCGCCCATCTCTGCGGGCAGGAGATGTTCCGCAGTACGCGGGAGAGGCGCGCGGGCTTCCTGCAGGCGCTGGAGGAGCAGGGCCTCGCCCCGTTCGAGATCGTTCCCGGCGAATTCGAGATCGCCATGGGCTATGACACAGCCCAGCGCTGGCTCACGGCGGGCAAGCTGCCGGGGGCGGTATTCGCCGGAGATGACAATATCGCCCTCGGGGTCATTAACGCTCTGATGGAGGCTGGCGTAAAGGTACCCGGGGAGGTTGCAGTAGTCGGCTACGACGACCACTATATCGCCTCCCAGCTCCGCCCGCACCTGACCACCCTGCGCCAGCCGGCGGATAAGATTGGAATCGCCGCCGCCGACATGCTGCTGCGCCGGATCAGCGGGGAGATGAAGCGCGGCTCCAATATCCGGATCGACCCGGAGCTGATCGTGCGGGAATCCACCCGCGCGCCGCAGAAGCAGAAGGCGAAGGAGTAG
- a CDS encoding ABC transporter substrate-binding protein, whose product MNHIMKSKRYALLLAAALTAMTVLAGCGGGKSAGNVAAGDSGAGNTGSSGEQVTISHYTIDSEDRTFIEKLIPDFEKEHPNIKVKVEKAPYEQFDSKLQTLIAGGNSPDVTSHYGYGGFAEYYNKGMLLDLTDLIKEDGFKAEDYHIPENLMKIYTVNGHTYGIPVNMYVTLMLYNKDMFDAAGVSYPPSDYEDKSWTFDRMVEDARKMTLVSDDIAKTQYGVDFTWAERDMRPLYFGAEPYSEDTWTNGGVPSETHFDSPEVIAAYQKLFDLVFKDKVSPTSEWSKSVAGQNGDPFVAGKIGMSIGGSWNLAGANDFPFKVGVAAVPWGGNDKVRSTLYVDPLLILKDSKHPKEAFEWIKYLVTTEVQEKSIELSGGNPPVNTEAAEVYYKHFDGIDPGDVKKVYEGAVKYGYESYNHLITHYSQINDMFINELQPVETGHKSLEEVMPVIQKKVMEIIKR is encoded by the coding sequence ATGAACCATATCATGAAAAGCAAGAGGTATGCGCTGCTGCTGGCAGCAGCCCTGACCGCAATGACAGTCCTGGCGGGCTGCGGAGGCGGCAAATCGGCAGGCAACGTGGCCGCAGGTGACAGCGGAGCCGGGAATACCGGCAGTTCAGGGGAGCAAGTGACGATATCCCACTATACGATTGATTCCGAGGACCGGACTTTTATCGAGAAGCTGATCCCCGATTTCGAGAAGGAGCATCCGAACATCAAGGTCAAGGTGGAGAAGGCGCCCTATGAGCAGTTCGACAGCAAGCTGCAGACGCTGATTGCCGGCGGTAATTCCCCGGATGTGACAAGCCACTACGGATACGGCGGTTTTGCCGAATACTACAACAAGGGTATGCTGCTGGATCTGACGGACCTCATTAAGGAAGACGGCTTCAAGGCTGAGGACTACCATATCCCTGAGAACCTGATGAAAATCTATACCGTAAACGGTCATACCTACGGCATACCGGTCAATATGTACGTCACCCTGATGCTCTACAACAAAGATATGTTCGATGCCGCAGGCGTCTCCTACCCGCCAAGCGATTACGAGGATAAGAGCTGGACGTTTGACCGTATGGTGGAGGATGCCAGGAAGATGACGCTCGTCTCGGACGATATTGCCAAAACACAATACGGCGTGGACTTCACTTGGGCGGAGCGTGATATGCGGCCGCTGTACTTCGGAGCAGAGCCTTACTCTGAAGATACCTGGACTAACGGCGGTGTCCCTTCCGAGACGCACTTCGATTCCCCGGAGGTCATTGCCGCGTACCAGAAGCTGTTCGACCTTGTGTTCAAGGATAAGGTGTCCCCGACTTCCGAGTGGAGCAAAAGCGTGGCCGGACAGAACGGCGACCCGTTCGTCGCCGGCAAGATCGGCATGTCGATCGGCGGCTCCTGGAACCTCGCCGGGGCCAATGACTTCCCGTTTAAGGTCGGCGTAGCCGCCGTGCCATGGGGAGGCAATGACAAGGTGCGCAGCACGCTGTACGTCGATCCGCTGCTGATCCTGAAGGATTCGAAGCATCCGAAGGAGGCTTTTGAATGGATCAAATACCTGGTGACCACCGAAGTCCAGGAGAAGTCCATCGAGCTGAGCGGCGGCAATCCGCCGGTTAATACGGAAGCGGCCGAGGTGTATTACAAGCATTTTGACGGCATTGATCCGGGGGATGTGAAGAAAGTCTATGAGGGCGCGGTCAAATACGGCTATGAATCCTATAACCATCTGATCACCCACTACTCGCAGATCAACGACATGTTCATCAATGAGCTGCAGCCGGTCGAGACCGGTCACAAGTCGCTGGAAGAGGTTATGCCGGTGATCCAGAAGAAGGTTATGGAGATCATCAAGAGATAA
- a CDS encoding carbohydrate ABC transporter permease, whose amino-acid sequence MSTVKATRPLESPSRLRRRIKPVKIASFVTLIITTFLMLLPLFFMVSTSLKSKREMLKFPPTFLPESWAWSNYTDIFETLQFGTLYKNSLIIAGFSVFGTLLSSALVAYGFARYRGRGNNFWFILLLSTMMLPYPAIMIPQFVLFSKMQWIDTFLPLIVPAFFGSAYNIFLLRQFFSTLPEELFDAGRMDGCGELRMWRTIALPLSAPALATVAIFAFIYSWNDLLTPVLYLSSSDKFTLPVGMASLTSSRFRIPPWHLLMVASVLAMVPIVTLFAIAQKQFVEGIVLTGIK is encoded by the coding sequence ATGAGCACCGTTAAGGCCACCCGCCCGCTTGAATCGCCTTCCCGGCTGCGCCGGAGAATCAAGCCTGTTAAGATCGCCAGCTTTGTCACACTGATCATTACCACCTTCCTTATGCTGCTGCCGCTGTTCTTCATGGTCTCCACCTCGCTGAAGTCGAAACGGGAAATGCTGAAGTTCCCGCCGACTTTTCTGCCGGAGAGCTGGGCCTGGAGCAATTATACCGATATTTTTGAGACGCTTCAGTTCGGCACACTGTACAAAAACAGCCTGATCATCGCCGGGTTCTCCGTATTCGGCACCCTGCTCTCTTCGGCTCTGGTCGCTTACGGGTTCGCCAGATACCGGGGACGCGGCAACAACTTCTGGTTCATCCTGCTGCTGAGCACGATGATGCTGCCGTATCCGGCCATTATGATTCCGCAGTTCGTGCTGTTCTCTAAGATGCAGTGGATCGACACCTTCCTGCCGCTGATCGTTCCCGCCTTCTTCGGCTCGGCGTATAACATCTTCCTGCTGCGGCAGTTCTTCTCCACGCTGCCCGAGGAACTGTTCGATGCCGGACGGATGGACGGCTGCGGCGAGCTACGGATGTGGCGGACCATCGCATTGCCGCTGTCTGCACCGGCGCTGGCAACCGTGGCAATTTTTGCTTTTATCTACAGCTGGAATGATCTGTTGACCCCTGTGCTCTACTTAAGCTCGTCGGACAAATTCACGCTTCCCGTCGGCATGGCCTCGCTCACCTCATCGCGCTTCCGCATTCCGCCGTGGCATCTGCTGATGGTCGCTTCCGTCCTGGCGATGGTCCCGATTGTTACCCTATTCGCCATCGCCCAGAAGCAGTTCGTCGAGGGCATCGTACTGACGGGCATCAAGTAA
- a CDS encoding carbohydrate ABC transporter permease yields the protein MFVIKSESRRQMFYMYLFISPWLVGFLIFALYPILSSLYYSFTDYDIIHPPQFIGLANYTEMFHNELFWRSVTVTLRYTFISVPVQLLLGLGFALLLHQTLPWRGFFRTAMYFPSMVSGVAMSLLWYWIFNPQIGLFNYMLSWFGVHGPAWLMNPDTALYALIIMSFWTAGSGMILFLAGLQGVPASLIEAANLDGAGRFRIFLNITLPMISPVLLFQLIMGLIDSFQVFTQAFVMTQGGPNYSTWFYVYNLYTSAFKEYRAGYSSALAWVLLIVVMLFTAVIMRLSRRYVHYEGGSRR from the coding sequence GTGTTCGTGATTAAGAGTGAGAGCCGGCGGCAGATGTTCTATATGTATCTGTTCATTTCCCCCTGGCTGGTCGGCTTCCTGATCTTCGCCCTGTACCCGATCTTGTCTTCGCTGTACTACAGCTTCACCGACTATGACATTATTCATCCGCCCCAATTCATCGGCCTCGCCAACTACACCGAGATGTTCCACAATGAGCTGTTCTGGCGTTCCGTGACAGTCACTCTGCGATACACCTTTATCAGTGTGCCAGTACAGCTGCTGCTTGGTCTGGGGTTCGCTCTGCTGCTGCATCAGACCCTTCCGTGGCGCGGCTTCTTCCGGACCGCGATGTATTTCCCGAGCATGGTCTCCGGCGTTGCGATGTCGCTCCTCTGGTACTGGATCTTCAATCCGCAGATTGGCCTCTTCAATTATATGCTCTCCTGGTTCGGCGTTCACGGCCCGGCTTGGCTGATGAATCCCGATACGGCGCTGTATGCGCTAATCATCATGTCCTTCTGGACAGCAGGTTCGGGCATGATCCTCTTCCTCGCCGGTCTGCAGGGCGTCCCGGCCAGCCTGATCGAAGCCGCCAATCTGGACGGGGCAGGGCGCTTCCGCATTTTCCTGAATATTACACTGCCGATGATCTCGCCAGTCCTGCTGTTCCAGCTGATTATGGGGCTGATCGACTCCTTCCAGGTCTTCACGCAAGCCTTCGTCATGACGCAGGGCGGACCCAATTATTCCACCTGGTTCTACGTCTACAATCTGTATACAAGTGCCTTCAAGGAATACCGTGCCGGGTACTCTTCCGCGCTTGCCTGGGTCCTTCTGATTGTCGTCATGCTGTTCACGGCGGTCATTATGAGGCTCTCGCGCCGTTATGTCCATTATGAAGGAGGCAGCCGCCGATGA
- the udk gene encoding uridine kinase, translating to MLIIGIAGGTGSGKTTVARSVIDRLGSDKVTFISQDNYYKDHSYLSMAERGAINYDHPLAFDTELLIEHLDCLKAGQAAFAPVYDFTVHARSTEKTVELAPNNIVILEGLHVLSDEKLREQLNIKVFVDTDPDVRILRRVLRDIEERGRTIRSIHTQYLTTVKPMHEAFIEPSKKYADLIIPEGGQNQVGIELLSVLTEKYLSGDHQWN from the coding sequence ATGCTTATTATTGGTATCGCCGGCGGGACCGGCTCCGGCAAGACAACGGTAGCGCGCTCCGTGATTGACCGTCTTGGCTCTGACAAAGTAACATTCATATCCCAGGATAACTACTATAAAGACCATTCTTACCTCAGCATGGCTGAACGCGGTGCAATTAACTATGACCACCCGCTGGCCTTTGACACGGAACTGCTGATTGAGCATCTGGATTGTCTCAAAGCGGGACAAGCCGCCTTCGCTCCCGTGTATGACTTCACGGTTCATGCCCGTTCAACCGAGAAGACTGTGGAGCTTGCCCCGAATAATATCGTCATTCTGGAAGGACTGCATGTGCTGTCCGATGAGAAGCTGCGCGAGCAGCTCAACATCAAGGTGTTCGTGGACACCGATCCCGATGTGCGTATCCTGCGCCGGGTGCTGCGGGATATCGAGGAACGCGGGCGGACCATCCGTTCGATCCATACGCAATACCTGACCACGGTGAAGCCGATGCACGAGGCCTTCATCGAGCCCTCCAAGAAATACGCGGACCTGATCATCCCGGAAGGCGGACAGAATCAAGTCGGAATCGAGCTGCTGTCGGTACTGACCGAGAAGTATCTGTCCGGCGATCACCAATGGAACTGA